The nucleotide window AAACCGATGAGCACCGCGCCATAGCGCCAGGCGCTGACCGTCTCACCGAGAAACCGCCCCGACAGGATCAGCACGAAGAACGGCGTGACAAAGAAAAGGGTGGTGGCTTTCGGCAGGCTGAGCCCGGCCAGCGCCCAGATGAACAAGGTGAGCGAGACGAACACCACCAGCGCGCGGAGCACCAGCAGCCCGAGATTGCGTGGCCGCAGCGCCCGCAGGCCACCCAGACGCGGCAGCACGACGAACAGCAAGGGCAGGGTCAGCAGTTTGGTAAGCGCGACGATCTGCAACGCGCCATAGTCGGCGATCAACCATTTGCTGGCGGCGTCCTGGGCGGTGAACAGCGCCACCGCCAGCACATAGAGCAGGGCAGCGCGCACCGGGTGGTGGGGCAGCGCACTCATGACTGCGCGCCTAGGGCCGCGGCTTGAGTGCGGCCTGCCGGCGTGCCGCCCGCCGCGCGATATACAGGCATGAGAGAATGATGATGCCGCCGCCGGCAAAGACCGGCGCGGCCGGAATGTCGCTCCAGATCAGCCAGCCAAGAAGGACGCCCCAGACCAGGCCCGAATACTCGATTGGCGCCAGAATAGAGACCTCGCCATAGCGGAAGGCCTGAACGATGCAGAACTGCGCCACCACGCCGCTGATGCCCATGGCCACCAGAATCCACAGATCGAAGGCGACCACCGCCTGCCAGATAAAGGGCAGGGTGATGGCGGTGAGCAGCAGAGTAGCGCCGGTCTGGAACAGCATGATGGACGAGGTGGAATTGGTTGCCGACAGACGGCGGGTGAGGATCATGGCGAGAGCAAAGGTGGCCGCCGAGCCGACGGCGATGAGACCGCCGAGGGTCACACCCGCCGCCGACAGGTCGGTGCTGAACGGACGCACGGCGATGATCACGCCGGCGAAGCCCACCAGCAGGGCCGCCCAGCGGCGCGGTCCGACTTTTTCGCCGAGCATGGGCACGCTGAGCGCTGTCATGAACAGGGCGCCGGCATAGCCGATGGTCATGGCGGTGGCCAGCGGCAGCAGTTTCAGGGCATAGAACCAGAGGACGATGGAGGCCAGCAGGACGGCGCTGCGCGCCATGTGCAGCGGCAGGCGGGCGAAGCGTATGGTGCCGATTCCGCCCAGCGCCCAGATCAGCAGGGCCAGGGGCACCAGCGAAAAGATGCTGCGCAGAAACATGACCTGGGTGACGGGATAGAGCGCCGCCACCCATTTGGTCATCGCATCCTGAAACGCGAACAGAGTGATGGCGCCGGCGTAGTAGGCAATTGCGCGCATGGGCACATTGGCCAGTACGGCGACCGCACCGGGCCCCGGTCCCGGCGGCGGTGACGGTGCGGCGTCGGGCGGGGCGCCGGGCGTGGTCATGAAACGCCGGACAGGGCAGCGCCGGTCATGATGGCGCGGCCCGCCGCCGCAGGCGCGCCTCGCGCCGCACGATGACCAGCCCCGAGGCGATGATGATGGCGGCACCCGCCAGGGTCGCCGTGTCGGGCACGTCGCGCCAGACGATCCAGCCGAGCAGGGCGGCCCACACCAGGCCGGTATATTCCAGCGGCGCCAGCAGGCTGACCTCGCCGAAGCGGAAGGCCTGGGCCATGAAATAGTGCGCCGCGCTGCCGAAGACGGCGACCACGCCGAACAGCCAGAGATCGGCCGCATCAAGCGGCACCCAGACGAAGGGCAGGATCGCCGCCGTCACCACCAGACCGGTCAGGGTGTAATAGAAGAAGATGGTGCTGGATCGTTCGGTCGCGGACATGCGACGTGAGAGGTTCATGGCCAGGGCATAGAGGAAGGCCGCGGCAATACCGTAGAGCGCACCATCGTTGATGCCGTCACGGCCCGGCTGGACGGCGACGACGACGCCGAGGAATCCGACAATGACGGCGCCCCAGCGCCAGGCCCCCACCTTCTCGCCGAGCATGGGGCCGCTTAGCGCGGTCATGATGAGCGGCGCCGCATAGCCGATGGTAAAAGCCTGGGTCAGGGACAGGCGGGCGATGGCCAGGATGAAGCAGGCCCATGCCGCCAGCATCAGGGCCGAGCGCAGGAGGTGGGCGAAGGGCCGGTCGGTGCGCAGGGTAGCGAGGCCGCCGTCGCGGCGGGCCAGCCACAGCGCCGGCAGGACGCCGAAGGCCGAGCGCGCGAACATGATCATGACTACCGGATAGGCAGCGGTCAGCCACTTGGCGGCGGCGTCATTGACCGACAGCAGCGAGACCATGAGCAGCATGTAGACCATGCCGGCGACGGGACGCACGTGCAGACCATTGGCCGCGATCAGCCCGCCGGGCGCGGCAGCGGCGTCGTGCGGGGCGATGGCGGCGGTTGGCGGGATCGCATCCGCTGGTTGCCGGGCCGCGGATTGCTGAGATGAGGGCATGGCGGCGCCTGGCCGTTGGTGGCGGTGTGCAGCCCGCGATCATTGAGGCTTGCGTCGCATGGCGCAAGCGGCCGGGCCGGCGCTATGGTTGGGCATGGTGAAGAAAGCCCAGGGTGCACGGGATTTTGCCGCCCTTCTGCGGCAGGTGCGGGCGTGCCGGGTCTGCGCGGCGCACCTGCCGCTGGGGCCGCGCCCGGTGTTGCAGGCCAGCCCGGCGGCACAGTTGGTTATCGTCGGTCAGGCGCCAGGGACCAGGGTCCATGAGTCCGGGGTGCCGTGGGACGATGCCTCTGGTGCGCGGCTGCGTGACTGGCTGGGGCTGGCGCCCGAGGTGTTTTACGACGAAACGAAAATCGCCCTTGTGCCCACCGGATTTTGCTATCCCGGCCGTCTGCCGCGCGGCGGTGATGCGCCACCGCGGCCGGAGTGTGCGCCGTTGTGGCATCCGCCGTTGTTCGCCGCCATGACCGGCATACGACTGACCCTGGCGGTCGGCGGCCATGCCCAGGCGCGTCTGCTGGCCGGACGGTCCAGGACAGGGCCGCGGGCGAGCGTGACGGCAACGGTGGCGGCGTGGCGGGATACCCTGCCGCAGATCATTCCCTTGCCTCATCCGAGCTGGCGCACCACCGGCTGGGAAAAGCGCAATCCGTGGTTCGCCGCCGAACTGCTGCCGGAGGTGCGGCGGCGGGTGCGGGCGGTGCTGGCCGGCCCGGAGGATGGGACCTAGTCGGCCTGATCGTCCAGCCAGAAGCTTTCCTGGGTGGTGCGGCTGACCGGCCGGAAGTCGTGATGGGTGGCGGCGGGAGCCTGGCGCCCCACAACCAGTCGCCACAGCACAAAGAGGGCCAGCGATGCCAGGACAGCGGCAACGAACAGCAGCAGCGATGCGGGGCCGGCCAGGCCCATGAGGCTGCCGGCCACCGCCGGCCCGACGACGGCGCCGGCGGCATAGAGCAGCAGCAGGCCGCCGCCAGTCTCCACCACCTCCGCCCGCGGCGTCCAGTCATTGGCGTGGGCCACGGCCAGGCCATAGAGCGGCAGGGCGAAGGCGCCGTGCAGGGCGGCCAGCACCAGCAGGCCGGCGGCGCCGACTGGCGCCAGAATGGCGAGGGCGAAGACCGCGGCCAGCACAGCGCAGCCGAGCATCACCAGGCGGCGGTCCACGCGGTCGGACAGACGGCCGATAAACCACTGTGACAGGGTGGCGCCGAACACCGGCGCGGCGAGGAAGAGCGTCAGATCGAACAGCTCCAGCCCGCGCTGGCGGGCATAGAGCGGCACCAGCGACCAGAAGGCGCCTTCCATCAGGCCCAGCAGCAGGCAACCGGCCGCCCCCGCCGGTGACAGGCGGAACAGGCGCAGCAGACGTGGCCTGACCGCGTGCAGCGCGGCCGGGGCAGAGACGCTGGTCAGCGCCACCGGCACCAGCGACGCGGCGATCATCATGGCGGCGACGGAGAACAGGACCGGTCCCGACGGATCGGCCAGATTGAGGGAAAGCTGACCGCCCATGCCGGCCAGATTGGAGACGATGAGGTAGACCGACAGGATGCCGCCGCGGGCGGCATTGTCGGCCTCGCCGTTGAGCCAGCTCTCGATCACCAGAAACAGCAGGGCGAAGGCGAAGCCGATGCCGGCACGCAGCGCGATCCAGGTAAGCACCGCCGGCACCAGCGGGAAGGCCAGGGCCAGAACCGCGGCCAGCGCAGCGAAGGCGGCGAAGGCACGGACATGGCCGACCGGCCCCACCAGCCGTGGCCCGAGCAGGCAGCCGAGGGCGAATCCGAGAAAGTGACCGGTGCCCATGAGGCCGATCTCGCCGGCGGAGAAGCCAAGACCCTCGGCGCGGATCGGCAGCAGGGTCATGAGCAACCCGTTGCCCAGCAGCAGCACGGCGGTGCCGGCCAGCAGGACAGCGACGGACAGTCGGACGGAAAGGGCGGAGCCGGCCATGGCGATCCTGCGGATGAAAGGTGTGACGGGCGGCGGACGCTATCAGAGGGACGCCGGTGAGTCAGCCTTCGCTTGGCAGAGTGGTGCGTGGTTGCGGGCGGTGGCCGGGTGAGGGAAGGTTAGGGGCGGAGCAAGGCATGGAGATGACCATGGCGAGAGCGGACGGCGCCCGTGCGCCGGTGGCGGAGTCGCCCGATATGCGCGAGCTGATCGATCTTCGGCGTTATCCGCTGGACCGTCCGGCCAGTGCCGAATGGCGGACGCTGGTGGAACGGGGCCGCGCCGCCATGGCGGCGGAGGGAGTGATGGTGCTGGACGGTTTCCTGACGGCGCCGGCGCTGGAGGCGATTCGCGCCGATGCCCGCGCGGCGGAGCCCAAGGCCTTCTTCAAGCCCAAGTCGCACAATGCCTATCTGATGGACCAGGATCCGGACCTGCCGGCGGATCATCCGCGCAATCGCCTGCTGCGCACCGACGTGGCGACCATTGCCGATGATGACATTCCGGCGGACTCGCTGATCCGGCCGATCTATGGGTGGTCCGGCCTGCGGGGTTTTCTGGCGGCGGTCATCGGGGTGGAGAGGCTGTACCCCTATGACGATCCGCTGGCCAGCATCAACTTCAATGTGGGCCGGCCCGGCGCCCAACTGAGCTGGCATTTGGATGCGGCCGAGTTCACCACCACCATCATGCTGCAACCGGCCGCCACCGGTGGCGCCTATGAATATGTGCCGTTCATCCGCAGCGAGATGGACATGGCCTATGACCGGGTGGGGCGGCTGCTCGATGGCGACCGTGCGGGTGTGCGTGTTCTGGAACAGAAAGGCGGCACCCTTGTGCTGTTCCGCGGCCATCACTCGATCCATCGGGTGACGACCATCGAAGGCGCCACCACGCGCAACGTGGCGATCCTGAGCTATGATCCGCAGCCGGGGCGAATGCTGCTGGAACATGCGCGCAGGACGTTTTATGGCCGCCCCGGCTGAACCGCCGGTCGGCAGACCGGTTATGGCCGCCCCGGCTGAACCGCCGGTCGGGACGGCGGACGCCGCTGTGGCGCTGGTGAGCGATGAGGATGTCGCCGCCTTCCGGGCGGATGGCGCCATTGTGCTGCGCGGGGTCTTCACGGACTGGGTGGACCGCCTGGCCGCCGGCATTGCCGCCAACGAAGCCGCACCCGGCCCCTATGGCAAGAACAGCGCCCGGCCGGATGATCCGGGGCGGTTCTTTCAGGACTATTGCAACTGGCAGCGGATAGCGGAGTTCCGCGATTTCGTATTGCAGTCGCCGGCGGCGGCCATCGCCGCCCGGCTGACCGGGTCGCGGCGCGTACAGTTCTATCACGAGCATGTTCTGGTCAAGGACGCCGGCACCCGGACGCCGACGCCGTGGCACCACGACCTGCCTTATTACAATGTGAGTGGCCACAAGACCGTCTCCATGTGGCTGTCACCGGATGCGGTGCCGCGCGCCGCCGGCATGGAGTTCGTCGCCGGCTCGCACCGCTGGGGCAAGCTGTTCGCGCCGCGACGGTTTCGCGATGATGCGGCGTTCGACTATGGCGACGGGTTCACACCGGTGCCGGACGTTGAGGCGGCGCGCGACGACTATCGTATCCTGTCATGGGATGTGGCGCCGGGTGATGCGCTGCTGTTCAGCTTTCTGACGTTACACAGCGCCAGGCCCAACCTGACGGCCGGCGGCCGGCGCGCTTTCTCCGCCCGCTGGATCGGCGATGATGTGCGTTTTTGCGAACGAGCCGGCGAGACCTCGCCGCCCTTCCCGGACATCGGCCTGAGCGATGGCGCGCCCATGCGCGAGGACTGGTTTCCGGTGGTCTGGCCGCCGCGGCGACCGGCCGCTCCGGCGCCGTCCTCGGGCCCATAGATCAGGCCCGTAGGTCAGGCCTGGGCCTCCAGCGTCTCCATGTCGGAATCGGAAAAGCCGAAATGGTGACCGATCTCATGGATCAGCACATGGCGCACCAGCCGCTCCAGGTCCTCGCCGGAATCACACCAATAGTCGAGGATGGGCCGGCGGTAGAGGAACACCATGTCCGGCTCGCCCGGCAGGTCGAAGCCTGACTTTTCCGTCATGGCAACGCCGCGATAGAGACCCAGCAGATCGAAGGGCGATTCCAGGTCCATCTCGGCGCAGGTCTCGTCGTCGGGAAAGTCCTCTACCCGCAACACAACACCCTTCATGTGCTGGCGCAGACGGCCGGGCAGGGTACCGAGCGCCGCATCGCCGATGGCGGCAAGGTCATCCAGATCGGGTGCGGTGCCGAACTTGTCGGCGCGATAGACGCGGGCCATGGCCCAAGCCTAGTGCGGGCGCGCGGCCGGTTGAACCGCCGGCCCCGGTTTGAAGGCCCGGTCTGACGAATATGACCTGACCGGTCAGGCTGGACGGGTCAGGCTGGCCGGGCCCGGCTTGACGGGTATGGCCGTGGCGGCCACCGTGTGATGGTCAATCCTCCGCTCACCGCATTTGCCATGCCCCGCCGCCGCCTGACCGATGACGAACGCCTGACGCTGTTTGCTGACCTGCCGCACTGGCGGGCGGTGGCCGGCCGCGATGCCATGGAGCGGCGGCTGCGCTTCCGCTCGTTCAGCCAGGCCTGGAGCTTCATGAGCCGGGTGGCGCTGGCGGCGGAGGCACTCGACCACCATCCGGAATGGTCGAATGTCTATGGCCGGGTCACTATCGTGCTGACTACCCACACCCCCGATGACGGCGGCGCAGGGGGCCTGAGCGACCTGGACGACAGGCTGGCGCGGTGGATCGAGGATTTTGCCCGGCCGCTGGCGCCGGCGAACGACTGAAACAGACAAGACCCGGACCACAAAGAGGACCGCCCATGCCCTATCTGGTGATTGCTCACGACGGAAGAGATTCAGCTGCACCCGAGCGCCGGCTCGCCGCGCGGCCGGCCCATCTGGAGAACCTCAAGCGCTATGACGCCGATGGCCGTGTGTTGTCCGGCGGGCCGATCCTGGAGGAGGGTCGCATGGCCGGATCCTATCTGCTGATGGATTTCGCCGACCGGCCGGCCCTGGATGCCTGGCTGGCGAGCGACCCCTACACCACCGGCGATGTGTGGCGCGATGTGACGGTGCTGGAGGTGCAGACCGTGTTCGGCGCCGGCAAGCCTTAGGTGACGCGTTCGGCCGCCGGTGCCGTGGTGCGCTTTTTCATGCGTGCCTCGCGCCGCGTGATATAGAGCGCGGCGCCGACGATCATGACGCCGCCGACGGCGGTCCACACATCGGGCCGCTGGGCAAAGAAGATCAGCCCCAGCAGGGCGGCAAAAGGCAGCCGGGCATAGTCGAAGGGCTGCAGAAAGCTGGCGTCGGCCAAAGCAAAGCCGCGCACGATCAGCAGGTGCGCGGTGGTGGCGCCGAGGCCGATGAAGCCGCCCAGCAGCCACAGTTCGGTGCTGGGCCAGACCCAGAACGGCAGGCTGAGCGCCAGCGACAGGGGCAGGCTGAGCAGCAACAGCCAGGCGACCATGGCATCGGGGTTTTCGGTGCCGGCCAGCTTTTTCATGTAGAGCACCGAAATGGCGCCGATGATCGCCGATACCAGAACCAGCACGCTGCCGAGTTCAAGGGGAATGACGCCGGGACGCAGGATCACCATGGCGCCGGCAAAGCCGAACAACACAGCGCCGATGCGCCGCCAGCCGACCCGTTCGCCAAGGGCAAAGGGCGCCATCATGGTGACAAACAGCGGCGCGGTGAAGCTGAGCGCCGTGGCGGTAGCCAGGGGCAGGATGGACAGGCCCCAGAACCAGCAGGCCGATGAGGCGAAATTGGTGGTGACGCGAAGCAAGTGGCGCGGCATGTGGCTGGTCGCCATGCGGCGGAAGGTGCCGCGCATGGCCATCCACGGGGTCAGCGCGATGAGACCGAAGAAGTTGCGGAAAAAGGTGGCTTCGAACGGATGCAGGTCGCGTCCCACCTGCGATACCGCAGCATGCACCGTAACGAACACGGCGGCCGCGGAAAGCGCAAACAGCGCGCCTTTGACCGGCGGAGCGAGGATCCTCATGGACGGCCCCGCTCAGCTCTCCGCCGGCGGCACGGGGCCGGCCGGTCGGCGTGTCTCGCGGGTGGTGATGTAGACGGCGGAGGCGACAATGACCGCGGCGCCGATCCATGTGGCGGCCCCCGGCACCTCGGCGAAGAGGAAGAAGCCGAACAGTGCCGCAAAGGGCAGGCGGGCGTACTGGAAATGGGTCACGAAACTGGCATCGGCCTGGGTGATGGCGCGCACCAGAACCATGTGAGCGGCGGTGGTGCCGATGCCGATGCAAGCCATCCAGACCAGGGTCTCAAGGCTTGGCCAGGTCCAGACGAACAGCGCCGGGATGAGCGAAACCGGGGTCAGGATCACCAGCATCCAGGCGACGATGGTGTCGGGCTTTTCGGTGCGCGACAGCTTTTTCACCAGCATCTGTGACGAGGCGGCGAAGAAGGCCGAACCGATGACGATGACCGCACCGATCTCTATGGCCGTGGCATCCGGCCGCAGGATGATGAGGGCGCCAAGGAAGCCCATAAGCACCGCGGCGACACGCCGCCAGCCCACCACTTCCGACAGAATGAACGGCGCCAGCAGGGTAACGAACAGCGGCGAGGTGAAGCTCAGCGCCGTGGCGGTGGCCAGAGGCA belongs to Alphaproteobacteria bacterium and includes:
- a CDS encoding DMT family transporter; protein product: MTTPGAPPDAAPSPPPGPGPGAVAVLANVPMRAIAYYAGAITLFAFQDAMTKWVAALYPVTQVMFLRSIFSLVPLALLIWALGGIGTIRFARLPLHMARSAVLLASIVLWFYALKLLPLATAMTIGYAGALFMTALSVPMLGEKVGPRRWAALLVGFAGVIIAVRPFSTDLSAAGVTLGGLIAVGSAATFALAMILTRRLSATNSTSSIMLFQTGATLLLTAITLPFIWQAVVAFDLWILVAMGISGVVAQFCIVQAFRYGEVSILAPIEYSGLVWGVLLGWLIWSDIPAAPVFAGGGIIILSCLYIARRAARRQAALKPRP
- a CDS encoding DMT family transporter, giving the protein MPSSQQSAARQPADAIPPTAAIAPHDAAAAPGGLIAANGLHVRPVAGMVYMLLMVSLLSVNDAAAKWLTAAYPVVMIMFARSAFGVLPALWLARRDGGLATLRTDRPFAHLLRSALMLAAWACFILAIARLSLTQAFTIGYAAPLIMTALSGPMLGEKVGAWRWGAVIVGFLGVVVAVQPGRDGINDGALYGIAAAFLYALAMNLSRRMSATERSSTIFFYYTLTGLVVTAAILPFVWVPLDAADLWLFGVVAVFGSAAHYFMAQAFRFGEVSLLAPLEYTGLVWAALLGWIVWRDVPDTATLAGAAIIIASGLVIVRREARLRRRAAPS
- a CDS encoding uracil-DNA glycosylase family protein produces the protein MVKKAQGARDFAALLRQVRACRVCAAHLPLGPRPVLQASPAAQLVIVGQAPGTRVHESGVPWDDASGARLRDWLGLAPEVFYDETKIALVPTGFCYPGRLPRGGDAPPRPECAPLWHPPLFAAMTGIRLTLAVGGHAQARLLAGRSRTGPRASVTATVAAWRDTLPQIIPLPHPSWRTTGWEKRNPWFAAELLPEVRRRVRAVLAGPEDGT
- a CDS encoding MFS transporter — translated: MAGSALSVRLSVAVLLAGTAVLLLGNGLLMTLLPIRAEGLGFSAGEIGLMGTGHFLGFALGCLLGPRLVGPVGHVRAFAAFAALAAVLALAFPLVPAVLTWIALRAGIGFAFALLFLVIESWLNGEADNAARGGILSVYLIVSNLAGMGGQLSLNLADPSGPVLFSVAAMMIAASLVPVALTSVSAPAALHAVRPRLLRLFRLSPAGAAGCLLLGLMEGAFWSLVPLYARQRGLELFDLTLFLAAPVFGATLSQWFIGRLSDRVDRRLVMLGCAVLAAVFALAILAPVGAAGLLVLAALHGAFALPLYGLAVAHANDWTPRAEVVETGGGLLLLYAAGAVVGPAVAGSLMGLAGPASLLLFVAAVLASLALFVLWRLVVGRQAPAATHHDFRPVSRTTQESFWLDDQAD
- a CDS encoding 2OG-Fe(II) oxygenase, with the protein product MARADGARAPVAESPDMRELIDLRRYPLDRPASAEWRTLVERGRAAMAAEGVMVLDGFLTAPALEAIRADARAAEPKAFFKPKSHNAYLMDQDPDLPADHPRNRLLRTDVATIADDDIPADSLIRPIYGWSGLRGFLAAVIGVERLYPYDDPLASINFNVGRPGAQLSWHLDAAEFTTTIMLQPAATGGAYEYVPFIRSEMDMAYDRVGRLLDGDRAGVRVLEQKGGTLVLFRGHHSIHRVTTIEGATTRNVAILSYDPQPGRMLLEHARRTFYGRPG
- a CDS encoding phytanoyl-CoA dioxygenase family protein; amino-acid sequence: MAAPAEPPVGTADAAVALVSDEDVAAFRADGAIVLRGVFTDWVDRLAAGIAANEAAPGPYGKNSARPDDPGRFFQDYCNWQRIAEFRDFVLQSPAAAIAARLTGSRRVQFYHEHVLVKDAGTRTPTPWHHDLPYYNVSGHKTVSMWLSPDAVPRAAGMEFVAGSHRWGKLFAPRRFRDDAAFDYGDGFTPVPDVEAARDDYRILSWDVAPGDALLFSFLTLHSARPNLTAGGRRAFSARWIGDDVRFCERAGETSPPFPDIGLSDGAPMREDWFPVVWPPRRPAAPAPSSGP
- a CDS encoding metallopeptidase family protein, which codes for MARVYRADKFGTAPDLDDLAAIGDAALGTLPGRLRQHMKGVVLRVEDFPDDETCAEMDLESPFDLLGLYRGVAMTEKSGFDLPGEPDMVFLYRRPILDYWCDSGEDLERLVRHVLIHEIGHHFGFSDSDMETLEAQA
- a CDS encoding 4a-hydroxytetrahydrobiopterin dehydratase produces the protein MPRRRLTDDERLTLFADLPHWRAVAGRDAMERRLRFRSFSQAWSFMSRVALAAEALDHHPEWSNVYGRVTIVLTTHTPDDGGAGGLSDLDDRLARWIEDFARPLAPAND
- a CDS encoding YciI family protein; protein product: MPYLVIAHDGRDSAAPERRLAARPAHLENLKRYDADGRVLSGGPILEEGRMAGSYLLMDFADRPALDAWLASDPYTTGDVWRDVTVLEVQTVFGAGKP
- a CDS encoding DMT family transporter; the protein is MRILAPPVKGALFALSAAAVFVTVHAAVSQVGRDLHPFEATFFRNFFGLIALTPWMAMRGTFRRMATSHMPRHLLRVTTNFASSACWFWGLSILPLATATALSFTAPLFVTMMAPFALGERVGWRRIGAVLFGFAGAMVILRPGVIPLELGSVLVLVSAIIGAISVLYMKKLAGTENPDAMVAWLLLLSLPLSLALSLPFWVWPSTELWLLGGFIGLGATTAHLLIVRGFALADASFLQPFDYARLPFAALLGLIFFAQRPDVWTAVGGVMIVGAALYITRREARMKKRTTAPAAERVT
- a CDS encoding DMT family transporter — encoded protein: MNDAIRPPARPSASKTGLAAWRREAWRVMPAPLRGALLALVAMAIFPAVHVIVRHVSGELHTFEVVFFRNLMGLAAMSPWFLRNGLRGLRTNHLRLHGLRAATGLCAMTAWFYGLAVLPLATATALSFTSPLFVTLLAPFILSEVVGWRRVAAVLMGFLGALIILRPDATAIEIGAVIVIGSAFFAASSQMLVKKLSRTEKPDTIVAWMLVILTPVSLIPALFVWTWPSLETLVWMACIGIGTTAAHMVLVRAITQADASFVTHFQYARLPFAALFGFFLFAEVPGAATWIGAAVIVASAVYITTRETRRPAGPVPPAES